The following proteins are encoded in a genomic region of Bacteroidales bacterium:
- the hisC gene encoding histidinol-phosphate transaminase, translated as MKLFNLESLVRPNIWNLKPYSSARDDFQGSKGVFLDANENPYGSLNRYPDPRQKELKVALSELKEIPTENIFIGNGSDEVIDLTYRIFANPGKDSVLICPPTYGMYEVSANINDIKIVNIPLLSNFQLNIDAVLEKIKNDSSIKLIFICSPNNPTGNSLKNINILLDDFQGIVVLDEAYIDFCKDKTFVPKIFTYPNLVVMQTFSKAWALAGARVGIAISQKEIIALFNKVKPPYNISRLNMNAALDAISMKRKKSVCVSNITNEREKLIDELKKLSIVKKIYPSDANFLLVQFSNANHIYNQLIDKNIITRNRHLQVENCIRITVGTPNENYLLMAELKNLDA; from the coding sequence ATGAAGCTATTTAATTTAGAATCGCTTGTTCGACCAAATATTTGGAATTTAAAACCTTATTCAAGTGCTCGAGACGATTTTCAGGGAAGCAAAGGAGTATTTCTAGATGCAAATGAAAATCCTTATGGCTCCCTAAACCGATACCCTGACCCTCGCCAAAAAGAATTAAAAGTTGCTCTTTCAGAATTAAAAGAAATTCCTACCGAAAATATATTCATTGGAAACGGAAGTGACGAAGTGATTGATTTAACTTATCGTATTTTTGCCAATCCAGGTAAAGACAGCGTACTAATTTGTCCTCCAACCTATGGAATGTATGAAGTATCAGCAAATATTAACGACATAAAAATTGTCAATATCCCACTTCTTAGTAACTTTCAATTGAATATAGATGCGGTTTTAGAAAAAATCAAAAATGACAGTTCCATTAAACTTATATTTATTTGTTCTCCTAATAACCCAACGGGGAATAGTTTAAAAAATATAAATATATTATTAGATGATTTTCAAGGAATTGTTGTGTTAGATGAAGCCTATATTGATTTTTGCAAGGACAAAACCTTTGTCCCAAAAATATTCACTTATCCAAATCTTGTTGTTATGCAAACATTTAGTAAAGCTTGGGCATTAGCCGGAGCAAGAGTGGGGATTGCGATTTCACAAAAAGAGATTATTGCTCTATTCAACAAAGTAAAGCCTCCTTACAACATTAGTAGATTAAATATGAATGCAGCTTTAGATGCTATTTCAATGAAACGTAAAAAATCTGTATGTGTTAGCAATATTACAAACGAAAGAGAAAAATTAATTGATGAGTTAAAAAAACTTTCTATAGTAAAAAAGATATATCCTTCTGACGCTAATTTCTTATTGGTTCAGTTTTCCAATGCTAATCACATTTACAATCAATTAATTGATAAGAATATTATTACAAGAAATCGTCATTTGCAAGTAGAAAACTGTATTCGCATTACTGTTGGTACGCCTAACGAAAATTATTTGCTAATGGCAGAGCTAAAAAATTTAGACGCATGA
- the hisD gene encoding histidinol dehydrogenase has translation MKTINYPSPIKWEKLTKRPVLNQQKLMKTVAMMFYNILNKGDKAVLQYNRVFDFPNQKKLIIDNKAIEKASKKISEELKQAVELARKNIETFHLSQQEKPQKVKTSPGIVCWRESRPIERVGIYIPGGSAPLFSTVLMLAIPAKIAGCREIILCTPPDSNGNIHPAILYTANLVGVTKIVAAGGIQAIAAMAFGTESIPKVNKIFGPGNQYVMAAKHFTQYHGVAIDMPAGPSELLVIADETCNPAFVAADLLSQAEHGADSQVILLSNNKQVVKNVNKELYTQLNNLPRKEIAMQALKNSKAIVFNSLDECMAFSNEYAPEHLILAVKNPVFFSKNILNAGSVFLGNYSCESLGDYASGTNHTLPTNAHAKAYSGVSLDSFVKKITFQQISAEGITSIGNTVEIMAETEQLFAHKNAVTLRLRDINPSKSLKTKPKK, from the coding sequence ATGAAAACTATAAACTATCCTTCACCTATAAAATGGGAAAAACTTACAAAACGGCCAGTTTTAAATCAACAAAAACTGATGAAAACAGTAGCAATGATGTTCTACAACATTCTTAACAAAGGCGATAAAGCTGTTTTGCAATACAATAGAGTATTCGATTTCCCAAATCAGAAAAAACTTATAATTGACAATAAAGCTATTGAAAAGGCATCAAAAAAAATATCGGAAGAGCTAAAGCAAGCTGTCGAATTAGCACGAAAAAACATCGAAACATTTCACTTATCGCAACAAGAAAAACCTCAAAAGGTAAAAACTTCGCCCGGAATAGTTTGTTGGCGTGAATCGCGTCCTATCGAACGTGTTGGTATTTACATACCTGGTGGCTCCGCCCCACTTTTCTCTACAGTTCTTATGCTTGCCATCCCTGCAAAAATTGCAGGATGCCGTGAAATTATACTTTGTACTCCCCCCGATTCTAATGGTAACATACATCCTGCTATATTATATACTGCAAACTTGGTTGGCGTTACCAAAATTGTTGCTGCCGGTGGAATTCAAGCAATTGCTGCAATGGCATTTGGTACGGAAAGTATTCCAAAAGTGAATAAAATTTTCGGTCCGGGAAATCAATACGTAATGGCAGCTAAACATTTCACTCAATATCATGGTGTTGCAATTGACATGCCGGCAGGACCAAGTGAATTGTTAGTTATTGCAGATGAAACATGTAACCCCGCTTTTGTTGCTGCCGATTTACTTTCACAAGCTGAGCATGGTGCTGATAGTCAGGTAATTTTGCTTTCCAACAACAAACAAGTTGTAAAAAATGTAAATAAAGAACTCTATACGCAATTGAATAATCTTCCACGTAAAGAAATAGCGATGCAAGCACTGAAAAATAGTAAGGCGATTGTTTTTAACAGCTTAGACGAATGCATGGCGTTCAGCAACGAATATGCTCCCGAACATTTAATTTTAGCAGTTAAAAATCCGGTGTTTTTTAGCAAAAATATTTTAAATGCAGGCTCTGTTTTTCTCGGGAATTACAGTTGCGAAAGTTTAGGAGATTATGCAAGCGGCACAAATCATACACTACCAACAAACGCCCATGCAAAAGCATATAGCGGAGTATCGCTCGATAGTTTTGTGAAAAAAATTACATTTCAACAGATTTCGGCAGAAGGCATAACCTCTATTGGCAATACTGTTGAAATTATGGCAGAAACTGAACAGCTTTTTGCACATAAAAATGCGGTTACTTTGCGGTTAAGAGATATTAATCCATCAAAATCACTAAAAACAAAACCTAAAAAATAA